TTCCCATTGCTATCGACCTGCCGTCCAGTGACCTGGATATCATCTGCTGCTGGACGGACAAAATTGCGTTCCGGAATGTGCTGATTGCTGCTTTTAGCCATCACGAAAAATTTAGGGCTACTGAAACGATTATTGCCGAGATACCAACTGTATTGTGTCATTTTATACTGGACAGTTTCGAGATTGAAATCTTTGGGCAACCACTTCCCACACGGAAACAGTCGGGATACCGCCACATGCTCATTGAACACCGACTGCTCGAACAAAAAGGATCTGGTTTCAGACAGCAGGTTGTGGCCTTAAAAGCAAAAGGCCATAAAACCGAACCTGCATTTGCCTTGCTCCTGGGGCTTCTCGGAGACCCATACGCTGCACTCTTAGAATATTCGTTTCCGGAAAGCCCTTAAAGACTTTCTTCTTCGGATTTTCCTTTTTTAAGCTTTTTGCGTAGTACGCTGTTTTTCTTTCCGTAGACATAATAAATCAGCAAGCCAATAGCGAGCCATACAAAAAGGCGCAACCAGGTTTCCCAACGCATAAAAACCATCATTCCCAGGCAGGTCAGTATACCCAAAATCGGAATTAACGGCACCCACGGCACTCTAAAAGGCCTTGGTGTATCGGGATTGGTTTTTCGGAGGATCAGTATCCCCACACAAACCATCAAAAACGCGAGTAATGTTCCGATACTGGTCATTTCTCCCACGACATGAATGGGGAGAAAAGCGGCAAACAGCGAGATAAAGGCACAAAGCAGGACATTGGATTTCCAGGGTGTCCTGAATTTGGGATGCACTTCTGAAAATACCTTAGGCAATAAACCATCCTTACTGATGGAATAAAACATACGGGATTGTGCCATGAGGTCAATCAATATTACAGAAGTATAACCGATTAATATGGCGAGTATAATGGCCTGGCTCAACCAGGCATAAGGCGTTTTTTCTATTGCAATTGCCACTGGTGCACCGCTTCCGGCGAATTCTTTATAATTGGCCAACCCGGTCATCACATGTCCGAATAATCCAAAAAGTATCGTACAAACGATCAGGGATCCTAAAATTCCAATCGGTAAATCCCTTGATGGTTTTTTGGTTTCCTGTGCAGAAGCTGCTACTGCATCAAAGCCGATAAAGACAAAAAATACCAATCCGGCACCACGTAATATCCCACTCCATCCATAATGCCCAAATTCACCTGTATTTTCAGGAATATAAGGCTGATAATTCGCAGGATCGATGTAATTCCATCCCAGGGCTATAAACACCAGCACTACGCCTACTTTTAAGAATACGATAAAAGCATTGACCATCGCCGATCCCTTGGTACCCCGGATCAGGATCAGGGACATCAGCACAACGATTAGTGCTCCTGGTATATTAACCCAGCCACTTACTACAGAGCCATCGGCCAGTGTAGCAGACTCAAAAGGGGAAAGTGTAAGCTGCGGGGGCAGGTAAATGTGCATGGAACTTAAAAACCGGGTCAGGTATTGGGACCAGCTAATGGCTACCGTAGCACAGCCTACAGAATACTCCAAAACAAGATCCCAGCCTACAATCCAGGCAAAGAGTTCGCCCATAGTGGCATAAGAATAAGTATATGCACTTCCGGAAACCGGAATCATAGAGGCAAATTCAGCATAACATAAAGCCGCGAATCCGCAGCCCAAAGCGGCAATTAAAAAGGAGATGGTAACGGCAGGCCCGGAGTATTCCGCTGCAGCCAATCCGGTAATGGAAAATAAACCGGCACCGAGGGTCAGTCCAACACCAATCAGGATCAGATGCATGGGGCCCAATGTCCTTTTTAGGGAATTCGCGTTGGTCTCATTAGCTTCTATGGTAATCTGTTCTATCGATTTCTTCAGCATGGCTCTTCTTAAGTTTGGATGCAAAATTATGAAATACATGCGCTGTTTGTGCTACGTGCTGAATTTCTGCGGATTATTAGCCGAAAAACGATGTTTTTTTTCGTAATCGTAATTTATTGCGCTTTTCCTATCTTATTTTTCAGCATCGCTTTTACGTTTCGTCAGAAATGTCGTATTCACTGTAATTCCGGAGGTTGTGGTCCATTCTGATTTTATCTGATTTTAGTGTTTCATTGTTCATTTTTTCTCAATAATTTAGCCGCATGATAAAAATTAGTATTATTGGTTCCGGGAATGTAGCCCAACACCTTATACAGGCATTCGCCAAAAGTACGCAGGTTACTGTAGTACAGGTCCTGGCCCGAAACCGAAGTGCTATTGCCCAACTGATTGAAGCCTCAAAAATCATCAGTGATTATAAGCTTCTTGTAAAAGCCGACCTTTATATTATAGCTGTTTCGGACGATGCTATAGCAGCTGTATCCGAGCAATTGCCTTTCAAAAATGAATATGTAGTGCATACCTCGGGTAGTATTCCCCTGGAAGCCCTGTCGGATAATAACCGTAAAGGAGTATTTTATCCCTTGCAGACATTTACCAAAGGCAAAGAAGTCAATTTTAGGACAATTCCACTGTGCCTGGAAAGCCAGTTTATTTATGATTACGACCTGCTAAAACGCGTTGGAAATGCCATCTCGGACAAACTATACACCATCGGTTCAGAACAACGCAAAGCCCTGCATGTGGCTGCGGTATTTGTCAACAACTTCACCAATCACATGTATAGTATAGCAGCGGCTATTTGTGAAGAAAACCGGATTTCTTTTGACATCATGAAACCTTTATTGCAAGAAACAGCAGAGAAAGCGCTATTGCTTTCCCCGGAAGCCGCACAAACGGGTCCTGCAATACGCCATGACCAAACCACCATAGAACAGCATCTTTCTTTTCTCGAAGTACCGCTTCAACGGGAAATCTATCAATTAATTACAAAATCCATACAAGACAACAATGGCACGAAATTATAAAGAAATAATGAATGACATTACCACCTTTATCTTTGATGTAGATGGTGTGCTTACCGATAGTTCGGTTCATATTACCTCAACTGGAGAAATGCTCCGTATCATGAATATCCGTGATGGATATGCTATGAAAGCCGCTGTAGAAAGTGGTTATAACGTATGTATCATTTCGGGTGGCAGCAATGAGGGTGTACGCGTACGCCTTCGCAATTTAGGACTGACCGATATTTACCTCGCAGCTCCGGATAAAGTAGAAACATTCAAGGAATACACCGATGTATATGGTATACAACCTGAGCAGGTACTTTATATGGGCGATGATATTCCGGATTACCACGTGATGCAGTTGGTTGGGCTTCCTACCTGCCCGCAGGATGCCAGCCCGGAAATCAAGGAAATCAGTGCCTATATCTCCCACAAAAATGGTGGTACAGGCTGTGTACGCGATGTAATCGAGCAGGTCATGAAAGTCCAGGGAAAATGGATGGAACATTTCAACGCACAATACGATTAAATCCCTGTTTTGCTAAATTCTTCAAATCAACTGTATTTATGAAATTCCTTCGTCTCATACGTTACCAAAATTTATTGCTGCTGGCTTTTATGCAGCTTATTTTTCGATTTGGCTTTTTAAAATTCCAAAATGTACCACTGGCACTGGCCGACTGGCAATTTGGTTTACTGGTACTGGCAACTGTATGCATTGCAGCCGGGGGTTATATCATCAACGCTGTATATGACCGGGAAACTGATACCATTAACAGGCCGGAATCCTTTATGATAGGTCGTGACCTCTCTGAAAGTGCAGCTTACAACTGGTATGCAGCCTTTAATATTATAGGTGTTGGTGCTGGATTTTATTTATCCAATGTTATCGAAAAACCCAGCTTTGCGGCTATTTTTATTGTAATCTCAGGGACACTTTATATGTACTCGGCAGCGATGAAGCAAAGTTTGTTGATCGGGAATAGTATCGTAGCTTTATTATTGGCATTCAGCATCCTGATTATTGGTGTTTTTGATCTTTTCCCAGCGATTACATTGGATAATAAAGGGAATATGGCAACCCTGTTTGGTATCCTGATTGATTATAGTGTCTTTGCTTTTATCCTTAATTTCATCCGTGAAATCGTAAAGGATCTGGAAGATATTAATGGAGATTACAATGCCGGAATGAGTACCCTTCCAATTGTCCTGGGTGTTTCAAGAACTGTAAAACTGGTATTTGCCCTGAGCCTGATACCAATTGGGCTTATTATTTATTATATCAATCAGTACCTTTACAGCAGTGACCTGATCTGGGCCTCTGCCTATGGTATGTTATGTATCCTCGCACCCTTGTTATACGTCTCTGTAAAACTTTGGCCAGCCAAAACGCAACAGGAATTCCACCATATCAGCAGCATCCTGAAACTGATCTTACTATTTGGTATTATTTCCATTGCGGTTATTACTTTTAATATAAAATACAATGCTTAGAACCCTGTTACAAGATCACAACGTTATATTAGCTTCGGGATCACCCCGGCGCCAGGAATTTCTACGAAATCTGGATATCGATTTTGAAATCCGCCTCAAAGAGGTTGAAGAGATTTATCCCGATCACCTGCAGGGCGCAGCCATCACCGATTTTCTTGCGGTGCTTAAAGCAGATGCCTTTGAAGGAAAGCTTACCGAAACAGATATCCTGATTACCAGCGACACTATTGTATGGCATAATAATACGGCATTGGGAAAACCGAAGGATACTGAAGATGCTTTTCGTATCTTACAATCGTTATCCGGAACTACACACGAGGTGATTTCATCGGTATGCCTCCGCTCGGCCAGCCGTTCTGTCGTATTCCATGAAATCACTAAAGTTTCCTTTGCCCCGTTGCCCGAAGATTCCATTCGCTATTATATCGACAACTACAAGCCTTTCGATAAAGCAGGAGCCTATGGCATACAGGAATGGATCGGACTGACCGGTATCACTAAAATTGAAGGATCGTATACGAATGTCGTAGGCCTTCCCGTGCAGAGAGTGTATGAAGAATTACTGAAGTTTATAAAATAAGTGATTATGTTTAACGAATATTACAAGGAAATCATTAGCACTATCATCGTCATCGTGGTATTGCTGCTATTACGCGTCTTTACGAGTTCTGTGGTAAAAAGCTACGCAAAAGTAACAGAGATCAATGACCACCGCACCCATTTAATGGTGAAGTACATCAATATTTTTGTACAGGTACTGGCCCTAATTTCCCTGTTTACAATCTGGGGTGTCAAAGCCAACCAGATTTATGTGGTACTCTCCTCTGCCTTTGCAGTAATTGGCGTTGCACTTTTTGCACAATGGTCCATCCTTAGTAATATTACCGCAGGTGTAATCTTATTCTTTTCCTTTCCCTTTAAGATCGGTGATATCATCAAGATCCATGATAAAGATTTTCCGATTCAGGGCGAAATTTATGATATCCGCGCCTTTCATGTGTACATGAGAACGGCAGAAGGGGAATTCCTTACGTATCCGAACAATTTGCTGTTGCAAAAAGGGATCACAATCGTAACCATGCAGTCCGACGTACGCGAATTCACGGATTAATCCATCATTCATTTCTTAAAAAAAATAAATTAGTATTCTTTCTGGATTTTATATAATTACATTTATATAACTAACGCTTTTTTTTAGCAAACCCGACTGAATATGGAGAAAACTACTACTCAATTCCCTTTTTATGCCCGACTGGCATTCGTACTTATTTCATTAATTGCCATATTTTTTGTGCTTTCCTTAGCCCGGGGAATTGTTGTTCCTGTGCTCATGGCACTTTTGTTTTCCATACTGTTGCGCCCGGTTGCCAATTTCCTGCATACCAAATTACGCTTCCCTAATGTACTTGCTTCGCTTTTTAGTGTGGTCATGATGATTATTGTTGTGGCCAGCATTTTATTCTTTATTTCATGGGAAATCAGTGATTTTACAAAAGACTGGGACACCATCCAGAAAAACCTGAGCATCCACGGAAATAACATCCAAACCTATGTGCGGGAAAAATTCAATGTAACGGAAACGGAACAAAAGGAATACCTGAATAATGCCACACAAAACTCACTCGAAAGCGGTAAAAAGATTGTAGGAACCACCCTGATGTCTTTTACCGATACCATCATGAGCTCGACCCTGGTTCCGGTATATACTTTCCTGTTTTTATTGTACCGCACCCATTTTCTAAAATTCCTTCATAAACTCGTTAGCGATAAAAATCGCGCTACCCTCCAAGCCATCTTGTGCCAGGTAAAAGTGGCAGTTCAGAGTTACCTTGTGGGACTTATTACCCAAATGGTCACCGTATCTACCCTAACAGCCATAGGCCTCACCATCGTTGGAGTCGATTATGCGATCCTTTTAGGCGTAATTACAGGCTTGCTGAACCTAATCCCTTACATTGGTATTTTGGTAGCCTGCCTCATTAGTATTTTTGCCACCTTAACCGGATCACCGGATCTCTCGCTGATTTTAGGCGTTATCATAGTAACCATTGTAGTCCAATTGATCGACAATAATATATTGGTGCCAATTGTCGTAAGTTCCAAAGTAGAAATTAATGCCTTTGTCTCCATTGTCGGAATTATTATTGGTGGTAATCTGGGCGGTATTGCAGGGATGTTCCTGGCCATTCCGCTTATTGCGATCTTAAAAGTAATATTTGACCGTATTCCCAGCCTGGAGCCCTGGGGCTATCTTATGGGAGATGATTTGCCCAAGACATTCGAATGGCAGAAAATCAAACTTCCTTTGTATGGTACCAGCACTACTACAGTGAGTACCGTAATCGCCCCACCGGTTTTCACCGATACAACACTGCCGGAAAAACCGGAAGAACCTGAAAATAAAAAAGAATAAAATACCAACAGCCGTTTTTGTCAAACAGAAACGGCTGTTCTATTTGCAATGGAATCTGAAATCGTTTTATTTAATTATTATCTTTGAAACAATTCCGATTAAAAAAAATTATAATGCATAAGCTTTCAATAGGAGCCCTGCTCCTGCTTTTCTTATTCCAACAGCCGCTTCAGGCGCAGGAACCGCAGAAAATGAATACTACTGAAATTTTCGAACAGGTCCAGAAACTCAATTTTCTGGGATCTGTACTGTATATTGCTGCACATCCCGATGATGAAAATACAAAACTGATATCTTACCTCGCCAATAGCGTAAAAGCGCGTACGGCGTACCTTTCCCTTACCCCGGGCGATGGCGGACAAAACCTGATTGGAAATGAAAGGGGCGAAATGCTTGGGGTACTCCGTACGGAAGAACTGCTCGCAGCACGCAGGATCGATGGAGGGGAACAATTTTTCTCCCGGGCGAATGATTTTGGCTATTCTAAAGTACCCAAAGAAACCTATCAGATCTGGGATAAAAAAGAAGTCTTATATGATGTGGTATGGGCCATTCGTAAATTCAGGCCCGATGTAATCATCAACCGATTTGATCACAGAACCCCAGGTTCCACCCACGGCCATCATACCGCCTCTGCAGAATTAAGTTATGAAGCCTATGATCTTGCCAGTGATCCAAAAGCTTTTCCGGAGCAATTAAAAAGTGTAACGATATGGCAACCAAGACGGTTGTTTTTTAATACTTCCTGGTGGTTTTTTGGCAGTGAAGAAAAATTCGAAAAAGCAAATAAAGACAAATTCCTAACCGTAGATGCCGGAGTATATTATCCGCTAAAAGGCAAGAGCAATGGGGAAATTTCTGCTTTAAGCCGAAGCCAGCACCGTTGCCAGGGTTTTGGAACTATGGGAAACCGGGGTAGTGAAAAAGAATACTTGGAATTTTTAAAAGGTGATTTCCCGAAAGACAAAACCAATCTTTTTGATGGTATTGATACCTCGTGGAATCGTGTACAAGGTGGTGCTGAGATTGGAAAAATACTCTCTGGTATCGAAGCCAATTTTAATTTTAAAGATCCTTCCCTTCACATCGACCAACTGCTCGAAGCATATAAGCTGATCCAAAAACTGGACGATGACTATTGGAAAACGGAGAAAACACTGGAAATAAAAAAAATAATCCTGGCCTGTAGCGGTTTATTCCTCGAGGCCAATGCGCTGCAGTCATCAGTTAGTACGGGCGAGCAAACCATAATCGCTACCGAAGTCATTAACCGAAGTGAATATCCCGTTCAATTAGCCGCTATTACAATAGTCCCTACACAGAACACTATCGCCAAAAAACAGGTATTGCTTCCGAATAAAGCAGTATCAGACCGGATTAACATTACAATCCCTGAAGGCATTCCCAGTTCTAATCCGTATTGGCTGAATGAAACAGGCACAAATGGAATGTATAAAGTAACCAATCCCGAACTGATCGGCCTACCCAAAACACCAGAAGTACTAAATGCCGAATTTGCATTGGATTTTAAAGGATTCAGCCTTTCTTTTGAAAAGCCGATCCAATATAAATATTCCGATCCTGAAAAAGGAGAACAATACGAACCGTTCATGGTGATTCCTGCTGTAACAGCAAGCATCGTCCATGATGTTACCATTTTTCCAGACAATACACCAAAAGAAATCGCTGTCATTGTAAAAGCCGGTAAAGCGGGTATCCACGGTACCGTAGCGCTGGAGGTTCCCAAAGGATGGTCGGTATTGCAACAGGACTTACCTTTTGAAATTGACCAAAAAGGAGCAGAAAAAACGATTCATTTTGTTGTTGTGCCTTCGGAGACAGAGGGCCGTGAAATCATACGCCCTATTGTCACAATCGGAACGACAACCTATTCCAAAAAACTGGTAGAAATCAAATACGACCATATTCCAAAGCAAACCCTGCTGCTACCATCACAAGCCTATGTTACACGCCTTACCATCCAGAAAACAGGGCAACAGATCGGATATATCAAAGGTGCGGGAGATGAGGTACCAGAAAGCCTGACCCAGATTGGGTATCGTGTGACTATCATTAATCCGGCAAATATTCTTGAAAAAGAGTTACAAAAATACGATGCCATCGTCTTAGGTGTACGGGCATTAAATGTAGTGGAAGAACTTAAATTCAAACAGGGTGTTTTATTGGATTATGTAAAAAAAGGAGGAAACCTGATTGTACAATATACCACAACCGGTAGGAATGGATTTGATATGTCACAGTTTTCGCCCTATCCAATTCATATTTCCAATGACCGTGTGACGGATGAAAATTCCCAAATTTCGTTTATCGACGCAACGCATCCCGTATTAAACCATCCTAATAAAATAACAGCACAGGATTTTCAGTACTGGGTACAGGAACAGGGATTGAATTTTGCAGATGAATGGGCCAGCCAATTCCAGCCGATACTATCGATGAAAGATGAAGGAGAGAGTGCAAAAAAGGGTTCTTTACTGATCGCAAATTATGGGAAAGGGCATTATATTTACACCGGATTAAGTTTTTTCAGGGAATTGCCAGCCGGAGTTCCGGGAGCCTACCGGTTATTATCCAATCTGATTGCATTAAAAAACAATAATTAATTTATCCCCACGGCCAAATCAGAGCAATGGCTTATAGTATTACACTACGATGAAAAAAAAACAAAGTCACTGGAAAAGAGTATATACCATGGTCCTTTTGGCCAATACTGCTTATATTCTGATTTTTTATTTCCTAATGCAATTATTTTCTTAGTATGCAAACAATTGACTGGATCATTTTAATTGTTACCCTCCTCTTCATTGTCATCTATGGAACATTGAAAACGCGGGGAAGCAAAGATGTTAAGGATTATATTTTAGGAAACAATGAAGTGCCCTGGTGGACGGTCGGGTTATCCGTCATGGCCACACAGGCCAGTGCCATCACCTTCCTTTCTACTCCGGGGCAGGCGTATCATGATGGAATGGGTTTTGTACAGTTCTATTTTGGACTGCCCTTAGCCATGATTGTCATTTCGATCACTTTTATCCCCATCTATCACCGCTTAAAAGTATATACTGCCTATGAATTCCTGGAGCAGCGTTTTGACCTCAAAACCCGGTCACTTGCAGCAGTATTATTCCTGATCCAGAGAGGGCTTTCTACCGGGATTACAATCTATGCGCCTGCAATTATCCTTTCCTCTATCTTAGGATGGAACCTGACCCTGCTGAATATTATCATTGGAGCGTTGGTGATTATTTATACCGTTAGTGGTGGTACCAATGCTGTAAATGTGACGCAAAAACATCAAATGTTCGTTATCATGTCTGGGATGATTATCGCGTTTTTTATTATCATGTCCCAACTACCGAAAGAAGTTACATTTTCCAATGCCTTACATGTTGCCGGGGCAAATGATAAAATGAATATCCTTGATTTCTCATTCGATCTCAAAAGCCGTTACACTTTCTGGAGTGGGATAACCGGAGGTTTTTTTCTGGCACTCTCCTATTTTGGTACCGATCAGTCACAGGTTGGCCGCTATTTATCCGGCAAATCCATTCGTGAAAGCCAGCTTGGACTTGTATTCAATGCCTTGCTAAAGGTTCCGATGCAGTTTTTTATACTGCTAACCGGGGTTATGGTCTTTGTTTTTTTCCAATTCCAGTCGGCTCCTATCAATTTTAATCCCAACAGTAAAGTTATCGTAGATAAGTCGGTATATGCTGGTGAGTATGCAAAACTGGAAGATAAGCTGGAAGAAGTTACTACAGATAAAAAAGAGTTTACACTGCAATATGCCAATCAGCTGAATGAAAATTATGATAATGAAACGCTGAAACATAAAATTGTTGCGTTAGGGCTTAAAGAAAAAGACCTTCGCGACCAGGCCAAAGATATTATCCATAAAGCCGACCCAACTGCGGAAACAAATGATAAGGATTATGTCTTTATCCGTTTCGTATTGGATTACCTTCCAAAGGGGCTGGTAGGGCTGCTGATCGCCGTAATCCTGTCGGCAGCAATGTCCTCTACCGCATCAGGTTTGAATGCCCTGGCGTCCACTACTGTGATCGATATTTATAAGAGGAACCTGAAAACTGAAAAATCGGAAGCTCATTTTGTAAAAGCCTCCAAAGGATTCACCCTGTTTTGGGGAATCGTGGCGATCATATTTGCCTGCTATGGAACGCTTTTTGAAAATCTGATCCAGTTTGTAAATATCATTGGTTCAGTATTTTACGGTACGATACTCGGAATATTCCTGGTGGCTTTTTACCTGAAATACATCAAGGCAAAAGCAATATTTTATGCTGCAATCCTTTGCCAGTTGTCCGTATTTTACATTTTCTGGCTGGACATTGTCAGCTTCTTATGGCTGAATATCATCGGTGCAGTACTTACGATAGTATTATCATTACTGCTACAGTTCTTTTACAACAGGCAAGAAAAAATAACGATTTTATCCTAAAAAAAAAGACCCGCTATTATGCGGGTCTTTTTGTATACAACTCTTATTTTTATTTTTTCCACTCGGAAATAGAGTCTTTATTCATTTTGATATAATCAGCATTGTTTGCTTTTTCTGCAGAGGCTAATGATCGTTTTGCCGCTTCCAGTGCAGATTTCTTATCCCCTAATTTAGCATGGATCAATGATTTTAATCTCAAATACCAATACGCATCATCATTTCCTTTTAATTCAATTGCTTTATTTACCCAGGTTAGTGCTTTATTCAGGTCACCATTGGATAAATAATAATAGTTTGCAGCGTTGTAGTACGAATCAGCGCTTGGGCCTGCTAATGTTTTCGCAATGCTCTCATTAGCGATCTTTTGGGTCGGTACTTCAAATTTTACATCAATCAGGGTTTTGTCCCACATGATTTCCAAATGACCAGAATCATTATCCAGGTTGTTAATTCCAATAGTTAGGGTTTCAACACGATCCACCAGCATTTTTGGAGCAACACTTGTTTTTAATACGACTTTACTATCATCCCACTTTTCAGGTGTTCCCCAGTTATCCGTCGTTTTATAGAAAATCACATCCCATTTATCCGCTTTTGGAATCGTATATAAAGCATATTCCCCATGTGGTAATTTTTTGCCATCAATGGTTACATCATCTCCAAAAGTAATAATGGTATTCTCATTAGCTCCTGTTCTCCATGGTTTACCAAAAGGAACCAAATCGCCAAATACATTACGGTCTTTTACTCCCGGTCTGGAATATTCAAGCTTAACATCTGTTAATCCTACATATTGTTCTACAATTGCTTTCGGGCTGGCAGCCGGAGTCCTTACCTGAGAAAATCCTGAAAAAAAGGCAAGCAGGAATGCAGCAGTAATAATTACTTTCTTCATACTGTTATATTGTTATATTTTAATTTAATTCTTTGCGAAATTACTAATTTCTGAAAAATAAAATGTTAATAATTCAATAATAAAAAAGAGTTTTTGTTTACCCGTTTCGTACTTTTACCTCAACAATAATACTTCTGATGCTATGAAAATTTATACCATGCAAAGCACTCAAAAGTTCCCGATATCAATAGCGGAACTATGGCAATTTTTAACGGATCCAAAAAACCTCAAAGTCATTACTCCCGAGGCCATGGGATTTAATACCGTGTCTGGTGATGAACGCGATATGTTTCCGGGGCAGATCATACAATATACCATAACCCCGCTATTTGGCATCAAAATGACATGGGTCACTGAAATTACCCATGTCATGGATCAAAAGTATTTTGTAGATGAGCAACGTTTTGGTCCTTATGCCTTTTGGCACCATAAGCATTTTTTAAAAGAAATTCCCGGTGGTGTGGAAATGGAAGATATTGTTCATTATAAAGTGCCTATGGGTATTTTGGGACAGG
The Flavobacterium kingsejongi genome window above contains:
- a CDS encoding DUF4269 domain-containing protein; amino-acid sequence: MIDFTTLCYLETGNLRQQKAFRVLTDHTILDCISDFDPLLVGTIPIAIDLPSSDLDIICCWTDKIAFRNVLIAAFSHHEKFRATETIIAEIPTVLCHFILDSFEIEIFGQPLPTRKQSGYRHMLIEHRLLEQKGSGFRQQVVALKAKGHKTEPAFALLLGLLGDPYAALLEYSFPESP
- a CDS encoding amino acid permease, coding for MYFIILHPNLRRAMLKKSIEQITIEANETNANSLKRTLGPMHLILIGVGLTLGAGLFSITGLAAAEYSGPAVTISFLIAALGCGFAALCYAEFASMIPVSGSAYTYSYATMGELFAWIVGWDLVLEYSVGCATVAISWSQYLTRFLSSMHIYLPPQLTLSPFESATLADGSVVSGWVNIPGALIVVLMSLILIRGTKGSAMVNAFIVFLKVGVVLVFIALGWNYIDPANYQPYIPENTGEFGHYGWSGILRGAGLVFFVFIGFDAVAASAQETKKPSRDLPIGILGSLIVCTILFGLFGHVMTGLANYKEFAGSGAPVAIAIEKTPYAWLSQAIILAILIGYTSVILIDLMAQSRMFYSISKDGLLPKVFSEVHPKFRTPWKSNVLLCAFISLFAAFLPIHVVGEMTSIGTLLAFLMVCVGILILRKTNPDTPRPFRVPWVPLIPILGILTCLGMMVFMRWETWLRLFVWLAIGLLIYYVYGKKNSVLRKKLKKGKSEEESL
- a CDS encoding Rossmann-like and DUF2520 domain-containing protein; amino-acid sequence: MIKISIIGSGNVAQHLIQAFAKSTQVTVVQVLARNRSAIAQLIEASKIISDYKLLVKADLYIIAVSDDAIAAVSEQLPFKNEYVVHTSGSIPLEALSDNNRKGVFYPLQTFTKGKEVNFRTIPLCLESQFIYDYDLLKRVGNAISDKLYTIGSEQRKALHVAAVFVNNFTNHMYSIAAAICEENRISFDIMKPLLQETAEKALLLSPEAAQTGPAIRHDQTTIEQHLSFLEVPLQREIYQLITKSIQDNNGTKL
- a CDS encoding KdsC family phosphatase, yielding MARNYKEIMNDITTFIFDVDGVLTDSSVHITSTGEMLRIMNIRDGYAMKAAVESGYNVCIISGGSNEGVRVRLRNLGLTDIYLAAPDKVETFKEYTDVYGIQPEQVLYMGDDIPDYHVMQLVGLPTCPQDASPEIKEISAYISHKNGGTGCVRDVIEQVMKVQGKWMEHFNAQYD
- a CDS encoding geranylgeranylglycerol-phosphate geranylgeranyltransferase, translated to MKFLRLIRYQNLLLLAFMQLIFRFGFLKFQNVPLALADWQFGLLVLATVCIAAGGYIINAVYDRETDTINRPESFMIGRDLSESAAYNWYAAFNIIGVGAGFYLSNVIEKPSFAAIFIVISGTLYMYSAAMKQSLLIGNSIVALLLAFSILIIGVFDLFPAITLDNKGNMATLFGILIDYSVFAFILNFIREIVKDLEDINGDYNAGMSTLPIVLGVSRTVKLVFALSLIPIGLIIYYINQYLYSSDLIWASAYGMLCILAPLLYVSVKLWPAKTQQEFHHISSILKLILLFGIISIAVITFNIKYNA
- a CDS encoding Maf-like protein, producing MLRTLLQDHNVILASGSPRRQEFLRNLDIDFEIRLKEVEEIYPDHLQGAAITDFLAVLKADAFEGKLTETDILITSDTIVWHNNTALGKPKDTEDAFRILQSLSGTTHEVISSVCLRSASRSVVFHEITKVSFAPLPEDSIRYYIDNYKPFDKAGAYGIQEWIGLTGITKIEGSYTNVVGLPVQRVYEELLKFIK
- a CDS encoding mechanosensitive ion channel domain-containing protein — translated: MFNEYYKEIISTIIVIVVLLLLRVFTSSVVKSYAKVTEINDHRTHLMVKYINIFVQVLALISLFTIWGVKANQIYVVLSSAFAVIGVALFAQWSILSNITAGVILFFSFPFKIGDIIKIHDKDFPIQGEIYDIRAFHVYMRTAEGEFLTYPNNLLLQKGITIVTMQSDVREFTD
- a CDS encoding AI-2E family transporter, coding for MEKTTTQFPFYARLAFVLISLIAIFFVLSLARGIVVPVLMALLFSILLRPVANFLHTKLRFPNVLASLFSVVMMIIVVASILFFISWEISDFTKDWDTIQKNLSIHGNNIQTYVREKFNVTETEQKEYLNNATQNSLESGKKIVGTTLMSFTDTIMSSTLVPVYTFLFLLYRTHFLKFLHKLVSDKNRATLQAILCQVKVAVQSYLVGLITQMVTVSTLTAIGLTIVGVDYAILLGVITGLLNLIPYIGILVACLISIFATLTGSPDLSLILGVIIVTIVVQLIDNNILVPIVVSSKVEINAFVSIVGIIIGGNLGGIAGMFLAIPLIAILKVIFDRIPSLEPWGYLMGDDLPKTFEWQKIKLPLYGTSTTTVSTVIAPPVFTDTTLPEKPEEPENKKE